The following are encoded together in the Corynebacterium jeikeium genome:
- the glpK gene encoding glycerol kinase GlpK yields the protein MAKWKSSKRGYVLALDQGTTSTRCIIFDAHGKIISSSHMEHRQIFPRPGWVEHDPEEIRRNTRRVMADAAASRDIPVEEFAAVGITNQRETTVVWDRATGKPIYNAIVWQDTRTDKIVSSLSEEQKTMIFERTGLNASTYFAGPKIQWILDNVEGAREKAERGELAFGTIDTWLIWELTRRSRKKSKASRSDHARHVTDVTNASRTMLMDLRTQTWDPELCELFGVPESMLPEIVSSSEVVGKVRRSGPVQGVPIAGILGDQQAAAFGQVCFNQGEAKNTYGTGNFLLMNTGTEPQWSEHGLITTVAYRLGNQPAVYALEGSIAVTGSLVQWLRDNLGFFDTADDIEPLARSVDDNGGCYIVPAFSGLLAPHWRPEARGIIAGLTRYVTKAHIARAALEATAFQTREVVEAMNADSQVDLKNLRVDGGMVVNSLLMQFQADQLEVPVTVPEVSETTALGAAYAAGLAVGFYRDLDELVSLWQEEKTYFPKGDPQERKIAYDKWKRAVERTFGWTDD from the coding sequence TCCCGCGCCCCGGTTGGGTGGAGCACGACCCGGAGGAAATCCGGCGCAACACCCGGCGCGTGATGGCGGACGCGGCGGCCTCCCGCGACATTCCGGTCGAGGAGTTCGCAGCGGTGGGCATCACCAACCAGCGCGAAACCACCGTCGTGTGGGACCGCGCCACTGGCAAGCCCATCTACAACGCCATCGTGTGGCAGGACACGCGCACCGATAAGATCGTGAGCTCTTTGAGCGAAGAACAGAAGACCATGATCTTCGAGCGCACCGGGCTGAACGCCTCCACCTACTTCGCCGGGCCGAAGATCCAGTGGATCCTGGACAACGTCGAAGGCGCCCGCGAGAAGGCGGAGCGTGGGGAGCTGGCCTTCGGAACCATTGATACGTGGCTGATCTGGGAACTCACACGCCGCTCGCGCAAGAAGTCGAAGGCGAGCCGCAGCGATCACGCCCGGCACGTCACGGACGTCACCAATGCCTCGCGCACCATGCTGATGGACCTGCGGACACAGACTTGGGATCCAGAGCTGTGCGAGCTGTTCGGCGTGCCGGAATCCATGCTGCCGGAGATCGTCAGCTCTTCCGAGGTCGTCGGGAAGGTCCGCCGTAGCGGACCTGTGCAGGGCGTGCCAATCGCGGGAATCTTGGGTGACCAACAGGCCGCCGCCTTCGGCCAGGTGTGCTTTAACCAGGGTGAAGCGAAGAACACCTACGGCACAGGCAACTTCCTGCTGATGAACACCGGCACTGAGCCGCAGTGGTCCGAGCACGGACTGATCACCACCGTGGCCTACCGGCTGGGCAACCAGCCGGCCGTGTACGCATTGGAGGGATCCATCGCCGTCACCGGCTCCCTGGTGCAGTGGCTGCGCGACAACCTAGGGTTCTTTGACACTGCCGACGACATCGAGCCTCTGGCCCGCAGCGTGGACGATAACGGCGGCTGCTACATCGTCCCGGCCTTCAGCGGGCTGCTGGCGCCACATTGGCGCCCCGAGGCCCGCGGCATCATCGCGGGGCTGACCCGTTATGTGACGAAGGCGCACATCGCCCGCGCCGCACTGGAAGCCACGGCCTTCCAGACCCGCGAGGTGGTCGAGGCCATGAATGCGGACTCGCAGGTGGATCTGAAGAACCTGCGCGTCGATGGTGGCATGGTGGTCAACTCGCTGCTGATGCAATTTCAAGCCGATCAGCTGGAGGTGCCGGTGACGGTGCCGGAGGTCTCGGAGACCACGGCCCTCGGCGCGGCCTACGCCGCCGGGCTAGCCGTGGGCTTCTACCGGGACCTCGACGAGCTGGTTTCCCTTTGGCAGGAGGAAAAGACCTACTTCCCCAAGGGCGACCCGCAGGAGCGCAAGATCGCTTACGACAAGTGGAAGCGCGCCGTTGAGCGGACGTTCGGTTGGACCGACGATTAG
- a CDS encoding DUF1707 SHOCT-like domain-containing protein, whose amino-acid sequence MNEPSRREIRISDVDRSDAISALGEHFADGRLTMTEYEERVQQATAAVSEGELEQIFFDLPKLEA is encoded by the coding sequence ATGAACGAACCGTCCCGCCGTGAAATCCGCATCTCCGATGTCGACCGTAGCGACGCTATCAGCGCGCTTGGCGAGCACTTTGCCGACGGTCGGCTCACCATGACCGAGTACGAGGAGCGCGTGCAGCAGGCCACCGCCGCAGTGTCCGAAGGCGAACTGGAACAGATCTTTTTCGACCTCCCCAAGCTGGAAGCCTGA
- a CDS encoding IS3 family transposase (programmed frameshift) has product MRARSSLNEQQREQLVECFEQGMGETAAANALGVPKNAVRLLYRRFQLHGRLCLVEKPTKQQYSFEFKKEVVERHLSGETKMNLAREFNLSSDQLVSYWSRQWRKGGDEALKPKPKGRPKGSAVPKPLTEEEKLRRRIARLEAENAYPKKIAGLEEPETRLKVQAIVILKSHHRLEYLLKAAGIPRSTFFYHQKRLSKPDKHAALKAEIRESFERNKHRYGYRRVLLDLRNQGWVVNHKLVYKLMCEMGLRAKIRQRRPYVSYAGTISHIADNKLDRKFTPDQPNTVFVSDVTEFRVAGRKVYLSPVMDLFDRSIVAHTVATSPSTAFTAASLSKAIKTCAPEPGWMMHTDQGFQYQHASWRDLIDDNGGVQSMSRKANCYDNAVMENFFGHLKTEMYHGEVFGTVAEFNQAIDEYIQWYNTERIQQRLKGLTPMQYRNQTLETLTA; this is encoded by the exons TTGAGAGCACGAAGTTCGCTGAATGAGCAGCAGCGTGAACAGCTGGTGGAGTGTTTCGAGCAAGGCATGGGCGAAACAGCCGCTGCCAATGCTCTTGGTGTCCCCAAAAACGCCGTCCGTTTGCTCTATCGTCGGTTTCAGCTGCATGGCAGGCTATGTCTTGTGGAGAAACCGACAAAGCAGCAGTATTCGTTCGAGTTCAAAAAGGAAGTTGTCGAGCGCCACCTTTCCGGCGAGACAAAGATGAATCTTGCACGTGAATTTAACCTGTCGTCGGACCAGCTGGTCAGTTATTGGTCGCGGCAATGGCGTAAAGGTGGCGACGAGGCGTTAAAACCGAAGCCGAAGGGCAGGCCCAAAGGTTCGGCTGTGCCAAAGCCGCTGACCGAAGAGGAGAAGCTGCGGCGCCGGATCGCGCGGTTGGAAGCGGAAAACGCTTATC CTAAAAAAATTGCGGGACTTGAGGAACCAGAGACGCGCCTGAAAGTCCAGGCGATTGTCATCCTCAAGTCGCACCACCGCCTGGAGTATCTCCTAAAGGCAGCAGGTATCCCACGGTCGACGTTCTTCTACCACCAGAAACGACTCAGTAAGCCGGATAAGCACGCCGCGCTCAAGGCCGAGATCCGGGAAAGCTTCGAGCGCAACAAGCATCGCTACGGCTACCGGCGAGTGTTACTTGACCTGCGTAACCAGGGGTGGGTGGTCAACCACAAACTCGTGTACAAGCTCATGTGCGAGATGGGGCTGCGAGCCAAGATTCGCCAACGTAGACCTTATGTTTCCTATGCTGGGACGATCAGTCACATCGCTGACAACAAGCTTGACCGCAAGTTCACCCCGGATCAGCCAAATACCGTCTTTGTCAGCGACGTCACCGAGTTCAGGGTCGCAGGTCGCAAGGTCTACCTGTCACCGGTGATGGACCTGTTCGATCGCTCAATTGTTGCCCACACCGTGGCTACATCGCCGTCGACAGCGTTTACCGCTGCCTCTTTGTCCAAGGCGATTAAAACGTGTGCGCCTGAACCCGGGTGGATGATGCACACTGACCAAGGCTTCCAGTACCAGCACGCCTCCTGGCGCGACCTGATCGATGACAACGGCGGTGTTCAGTCGATGTCGCGTAAAGCCAACTGTTACGACAACGCGGTCATGGAGAACTTCTTCGGCCACTTGAAAACCGAGATGTACCACGGTGAAGTCTTCGGCACCGTCGCAGAATTCAACCAAGCAATCGACGAATACATCCAGTGGTACAACACCGAACGCATCCAACAACGACTCAAGGGCCTGACCCCGATGCAATATCGGAATCAGACCCTTGAAACCCTAACCGCATAG
- a CDS encoding amidohydrolase produces the protein MSIQVQDGTQERAQESSTHSVGQFVQNWTRDNAQRVIDWRRHLHRNPELSHMETETTRFLAAELERAGLQPVALPSTGLIADIGPVGAPRIAFRGDIDALPLQEVTGLDYASEVPGVMHACGHDIHTTIVLGLAVALADFVDAHGEDALGIQVRFIFQPAEEVMDGGAVDVIEAGALHGVSRIFAVHCEPKLRTGEIGVRTGAITSASDVVEIILRGHGGHTSRPHLAADLVYTAGLIASQLPGLLSRTVDPRTGTVLTFGAINGGSTFNAIPQEVRLLGTFRTAEVGVWRRGEETLRELLEHLVAPTGAELELRYTKGVPPVMNDDVSTAALAQAVNDVDPNALKEAPQSTGGEDFSWYLEHVPGSMARLGAWTGKGERPDLHQPDIVFDERALGIGIRLFAGVIDQFR, from the coding sequence GTGAGTATTCAAGTGCAAGACGGCACACAGGAACGCGCGCAGGAAAGCAGCACCCATTCCGTCGGCCAGTTCGTGCAGAACTGGACGCGGGACAACGCACAGCGGGTCATCGACTGGCGGCGTCACCTGCACCGCAACCCCGAGCTGTCGCACATGGAGACGGAGACCACCCGCTTCCTCGCCGCCGAACTCGAGCGCGCTGGGCTGCAGCCCGTGGCCCTGCCTTCCACGGGCCTGATCGCCGACATCGGCCCTGTCGGCGCGCCCCGTATCGCCTTCCGCGGTGACATCGACGCGCTGCCGTTGCAAGAGGTCACAGGCCTCGACTACGCCTCCGAGGTGCCGGGGGTTATGCACGCCTGCGGTCACGACATCCACACCACAATCGTGCTGGGGCTGGCCGTCGCCCTTGCCGATTTTGTTGACGCCCACGGGGAGGATGCCCTGGGGATCCAGGTTCGCTTTATCTTCCAGCCCGCCGAAGAAGTCATGGACGGCGGCGCGGTGGACGTCATCGAAGCCGGAGCGCTTCATGGCGTGTCCCGCATCTTTGCCGTCCACTGCGAGCCGAAGCTGCGCACCGGCGAGATCGGCGTGCGCACCGGTGCGATCACCTCCGCCAGCGACGTGGTGGAGATCATCCTGCGCGGCCATGGCGGCCACACCTCCCGTCCGCACCTGGCGGCGGATCTGGTGTACACCGCAGGCCTCATCGCCTCGCAGCTGCCGGGCCTGCTGTCCCGCACCGTGGACCCACGCACCGGCACGGTGCTGACTTTCGGCGCGATCAACGGCGGTTCTACGTTCAACGCAATTCCCCAGGAGGTTCGCCTGCTCGGTACGTTCCGCACCGCGGAGGTTGGAGTGTGGCGTCGTGGCGAAGAAACCCTGCGAGAACTCCTAGAGCACCTGGTGGCACCTACCGGGGCCGAGCTCGAGCTGCGCTACACCAAGGGCGTGCCGCCGGTGATGAATGACGACGTCTCCACCGCAGCGCTTGCGCAGGCCGTCAACGACGTGGATCCAAACGCGCTGAAGGAGGCGCCGCAATCCACCGGCGGCGAAGATTTCAGCTGGTACCTGGAGCACGTTCCGGGCTCCATGGCGCGCCTGGGCGCGTGGACTGGCAAGGGGGAGCGGCCCGACCTGCACCAGCCGGACATCGTGTTCGACGAGCGCGCCTTGGGCATCGGCATCCGCCTATTCGCCGGGGTTATTGACCAGTTCCGTTAA
- a CDS encoding purine-nucleoside phosphorylase, whose translation MTASPNPYELAAEAAAALKERTGLDSYDCAVVLGSGWRPAADVLCEGAEDLQEFPMSELPGFLAPTAQGHGGTVRSARIGSRNVLVLLGRTHAYEGHELWRTAHAVRTAAAAGVQTIVLTNAAGGLTEGMTVGEPVLIADHINFTAKTPLTGANFVNLVDAYNPELRTKVQKLRPGMREAVYAMMPGPQYETPAEIHMLRTLGAGLVGMSTVYETIAAREADVDVLGISLVTNLAAGVTGEALNHEEVLQAGKEAANDMGKLLGELVNNL comes from the coding sequence ATGACTGCTTCCCCAAATCCCTATGAACTGGCCGCAGAGGCTGCGGCGGCGCTGAAGGAGCGCACCGGCCTCGATTCCTATGACTGTGCCGTGGTGCTCGGCTCTGGGTGGCGCCCCGCCGCCGACGTGCTGTGCGAAGGCGCGGAAGACCTGCAGGAGTTCCCGATGTCGGAGCTGCCGGGCTTCCTTGCTCCCACCGCGCAGGGGCACGGCGGCACTGTGCGCAGCGCCCGCATCGGCAGCCGCAACGTGCTGGTGCTGTTGGGCCGCACCCACGCCTACGAGGGCCACGAGCTGTGGCGCACTGCCCATGCGGTCCGCACCGCCGCGGCCGCGGGCGTGCAGACGATCGTGCTGACCAACGCCGCGGGCGGCCTGACCGAGGGCATGACCGTCGGCGAGCCGGTGCTGATCGCCGATCACATTAACTTCACCGCCAAGACACCCCTGACGGGCGCGAACTTCGTGAACCTGGTGGATGCCTACAACCCCGAGCTGCGCACCAAGGTGCAGAAGCTACGCCCCGGCATGCGCGAGGCCGTGTACGCAATGATGCCTGGGCCGCAGTACGAAACCCCGGCGGAGATCCACATGCTGCGCACCCTGGGCGCAGGCCTGGTGGGCATGTCCACGGTCTACGAGACGATCGCCGCGCGTGAGGCGGACGTGGACGTGCTGGGTATCTCGCTGGTCACGAACCTGGCGGCGGGGGTTACCGGCGAGGCCCTGAACCACGAGGAGGTCCTGCAGGCGGGCAAGGAAGCCGCCAACGACATGGGCAAGCTGCTCGGCGAGCTGGTGAACAACCTATGA
- a CDS encoding IS481-like element IS5564 family transposase encodes MTHPNALLTPRARLRLARLIVEDGYPATIAAKMFMVSPITARKWAGRYREEGEFGMQDRSSKPHRIPGRTPEHVKKKIINLRWRLRLGPAQIAARLGLSTSTVHAVLVRCRVNRLSHIDRVTGEPLRRYEHPHPGSLIHVDVTKFGNIPDGGGHRYVGRQQGARNKLATPGLPRGKDHKPRTGTAFVHTVIDDHSRVAYAEIWSDEQASTAVGVLERAVAWFAERGVTVERVLSDNGSAYRSHAWRDFCARLGIRHKRTRPYRPQTNGKIERFHRTLGDGWAYARFYGSEAERRLALPGWLHFYNHHRHHSAIGGVPFDRLNNVPGHHS; translated from the coding sequence ATGACCCATCCGAACGCTCTTCTCACTCCTCGTGCCCGTCTCCGGTTAGCTCGGCTGATTGTCGAAGACGGCTATCCGGCCACGATCGCCGCAAAGATGTTCATGGTCTCCCCGATCACTGCCCGGAAATGGGCAGGCCGCTACCGGGAAGAGGGTGAGTTTGGGATGCAGGATCGCTCCAGCAAGCCGCACCGGATCCCAGGCAGGACGCCCGAGCATGTCAAGAAGAAGATCATCAACCTGCGCTGGCGGCTTCGACTGGGGCCAGCCCAGATCGCTGCGCGACTTGGTCTCTCGACGTCGACTGTTCACGCGGTCCTCGTCCGTTGCCGCGTGAACCGCCTCTCGCATATCGATCGTGTCACTGGCGAGCCATTGCGGCGATATGAGCATCCTCATCCGGGATCGTTGATTCATGTCGATGTCACGAAGTTCGGCAACATCCCCGACGGCGGTGGACATCGTTACGTAGGTCGGCAGCAAGGCGCACGGAACAAGCTCGCGACTCCGGGATTACCACGAGGAAAAGATCACAAGCCGCGCACCGGGACGGCGTTCGTTCACACAGTCATCGACGACCACTCCCGCGTCGCATACGCAGAAATCTGGTCGGATGAGCAGGCGAGCACAGCGGTGGGAGTTCTCGAACGCGCCGTGGCCTGGTTCGCCGAACGAGGCGTGACCGTCGAGCGAGTCCTATCCGACAACGGGTCGGCATACAGATCCCACGCATGGAGGGACTTCTGCGCTCGGCTCGGCATCCGACACAAGCGGACACGCCCCTACCGGCCGCAGACGAACGGGAAGATCGAGCGATTCCACCGCACGCTCGGGGACGGCTGGGCCTATGCCAGGTTTTACGGTTCAGAGGCCGAACGACGCCTGGCGCTGCCCGGCTGGCTCCACTTCTACAACCACCACCGACACCACTCTGCGATTGGCGGCGTACCCTTCGACCGACTCAACAACGTCCCTGGACATCACAGCTAG
- the cmx gene encoding chloramphenicol efflux MFS transporter Cmx — protein sequence MPFALYMLALAVFVMGTSEFMLAGLLPAIATELDVSVGTAGLLTSAFAVGMVVGAPVMAAFARRWPPRLTLIVCLLLFAGSHVIGAMTPVFSLLLITRVLSALANAGFLAVALSTATTLVPANQKGRALSILLSGTTIATVVGVPAGALLGTALGWRTTFWAIAILCIPAAVGVIRGVTNNVGRSETSATSPRLRVELSQLATPRLILAMALGALINGGTFAAFTFLAPIVTETAGLAEAWVSVALVMFGIGSFLGVTIAGRLSDQRPGLVLAVGGPLLLTGWIVLAVVASHPVALIVLVLVQGFLSFGVGSTLITRVLYAASGAPTMGGSYATAALNIGAAAGPVLGALGLATGLGLLAPVWVASVLTAIALVIMLLTRRALTKTAAEAN from the coding sequence ATGCCTTTTGCCCTCTACATGCTTGCCCTGGCGGTCTTCGTCATGGGCACTTCAGAATTCATGCTCGCGGGATTGCTCCCCGCGATCGCGACCGAACTTGACGTCTCGGTCGGCACTGCGGGCCTGCTGACCTCCGCATTCGCAGTCGGTATGGTCGTCGGCGCGCCAGTGATGGCGGCATTCGCTCGCCGTTGGCCACCGCGGCTCACATTGATCGTTTGCCTTCTCTTGTTCGCGGGAAGCCACGTCATCGGAGCGATGACACCAGTGTTCTCTCTCCTGCTCATCACCCGGGTGCTCAGCGCTCTCGCAAACGCAGGATTCCTCGCCGTAGCACTGAGCACGGCCACTACCCTCGTGCCAGCGAACCAGAAGGGGCGTGCACTGTCGATCCTGCTCTCCGGCACGACGATCGCAACCGTCGTGGGCGTCCCCGCCGGGGCACTGCTCGGCACAGCGCTGGGCTGGCGAACGACGTTCTGGGCGATCGCCATCCTCTGTATTCCCGCGGCCGTTGGAGTCATTCGTGGCGTCACGAACAATGTTGGTCGGAGCGAGACTAGCGCGACCTCACCAAGGCTCCGTGTCGAGCTCAGCCAGTTGGCGACGCCGCGGCTCATCCTGGCCATGGCACTCGGAGCGCTGATCAACGGAGGGACCTTTGCGGCATTCACCTTCCTGGCACCCATCGTGACCGAGACCGCGGGCTTGGCCGAAGCGTGGGTGTCCGTCGCGCTGGTGATGTTCGGCATCGGATCGTTCCTTGGCGTCACGATCGCAGGACGACTATCAGATCAACGACCTGGCCTCGTGCTCGCAGTCGGCGGACCGCTATTGCTGACAGGCTGGATCGTGTTGGCAGTGGTCGCATCTCATCCCGTTGCGCTTATCGTCCTCGTCCTCGTTCAGGGATTCCTGTCGTTCGGCGTCGGCAGTACTCTGATCACGCGTGTGCTGTATGCAGCATCGGGTGCGCCAACGATGGGCGGTTCGTACGCAACCGCAGCATTGAATATCGGAGCTGCAGCGGGGCCCGTGCTTGGTGCGCTCGGGCTCGCGACCGGGCTGGGGCTGCTCGCGCCGGTTTGGGTCGCTTCGGTGCTGACAGCGATCGCTCTCGTCATCATGCTTCTCACCAGACGCGCGCTTACGAAGACCGCGGCGGAGGCCAATTGA
- a CDS encoding chloramphenicol resistance leader peptide: MSGVPGALAVVTRRTIS, translated from the coding sequence ATGTCTGGCGTACCCGGGGCGCTGGCCGTGGTGACAAGAAGAACCATTTCTTGA
- a CDS encoding IS3 family transposase (programmed frameshift), whose amino-acid sequence MFIVSQQRKKYTPEYRREAANLVIESERPIAHVAKEIGVSAGLLGRWVKLERERRGASDGMSEADLRAENARLRRELAEAKMDNEFLFKSDGLLRCEATRAEKFELMRQEKANYSIKRMARLLKVSRSGYYKWAHVQQKRLSGKDDRVAFYDDVDRKIHQIWKDSDEVYGAPRITAELAERYHISLNRKTVAKRMRMMGIEGISPRAFVPVTTIQAKRKSTLPDLVKRMFDTGELNRVWMSDITYLRTSEGWLYLCAVRDGHSRRVLGWAMDSVQDTSLVERALRMAHTLRGDVPDGLVFHADRGTQFTSEKLWEVCRRLGIAQSVGRTGVCFDNAMAESFWSTLKTEFYDRKRWPTRDAARKAVAYWIEVVYNRRRRHSALGMVSPVDFENHAGAINSRKEIAA is encoded by the exons ATGTTCATTGTGAGTCAACAGCGCAAGAAGTACACGCCGGAGTATCGGCGTGAAGCCGCGAACCTGGTAATCGAGTCAGAGCGCCCGATCGCTCATGTGGCTAAGGAAATCGGTGTTTCCGCCGGGCTTTTGGGCCGGTGGGTCAAACTCGAGCGTGAACGCCGAGGAGCCTCGGATGGGATGAGTGAGGCTGATCTTCGTGCTGAGAATGCTCGTCTGCGCCGTGAGTTGGCAGAAGCCAAGATGGATAACGAGTTTTTGT TCAAAAGCGACGGCCTTCTTCGCTGCGAAGCAACGCGAGCAGAAAAGTTCGAATTGATGCGGCAGGAGAAGGCGAACTACAGCATCAAGCGCATGGCACGGCTATTAAAAGTATCTCGGTCTGGATACTACAAATGGGCCCATGTGCAGCAGAAACGACTATCCGGAAAGGATGATCGTGTTGCATTTTACGATGATGTTGACCGTAAGATTCATCAGATTTGGAAAGACTCTGATGAGGTTTATGGTGCTCCGCGGATCACCGCAGAGCTCGCCGAGCGCTACCACATTTCGCTTAACCGTAAGACTGTGGCGAAGCGGATGCGCATGATGGGCATTGAAGGGATTTCACCGCGTGCCTTTGTCCCGGTGACAACGATTCAAGCCAAGCGTAAGTCAACTCTTCCTGACCTGGTCAAGCGCATGTTTGATACTGGTGAGCTCAACCGGGTGTGGATGTCGGATATTACCTACCTACGCACCAGCGAGGGATGGTTGTACTTGTGCGCGGTCCGCGATGGTCATTCCCGCAGGGTACTGGGCTGGGCAATGGATAGTGTTCAAGACACAAGTTTGGTTGAACGGGCCCTGCGGATGGCGCATACGCTGCGCGGTGACGTTCCTGATGGGCTGGTGTTTCACGCTGACCGTGGAACGCAATTCACTAGCGAGAAGCTCTGGGAGGTCTGCCGCAGACTGGGCATCGCTCAGTCTGTGGGGCGCACTGGCGTGTGCTTCGATAACGCGATGGCTGAGTCGTTCTGGTCGACGCTAAAGACTGAATTCTACGACCGTAAGCGATGGCCTACCCGTGATGCTGCACGCAAGGCTGTTGCCTACTGGATTGAAGTCGTCTACAACCGCCGGCGCCGGCACTCTGCACTCGGGATGGTCAGCCCCGTCGACTTCGAGAACCACGCCGGCGCAATCAACAGCAGAAAAGAAATAGCTGCCTAA
- a CDS encoding phospho-sugar mutase — MLLESARCHYGRGPEQRPWTSHLARATAETFAGAGFDVTLIAEPSPTPVLAWLVRSRRMDVGVQITASHNPAQDNGYKLYLDGGSQLVSPADRQIEEHIAAQPTDAAKIPRSEAKSVDLSVVSGYVTELSTLVATGRQSELAPRRKLKILYTPMHGVGGNALEWALRENGFGNVHAVASQRWPDPTFPTVDFPNPEEPGATDALLEEARAIDADLLIALDPDADRCMLGLKRADGDYHMLRGDEAGPLLARRVLAGVGASTKNKHVVATTVVSSQLLGRMARAEGWDYVETLTGFKNLARAAQGRPGELAFAYEEAIGTAPAPHIVADKDGIATALIAAAWAAEADLVAELDDIEATYGVFRTSQVSARFDSAEQAQELIARWTDNPPAELAGAAMQAGPIEDSAGNRTDGVRLVGTSANMGLRVVARASGTEPKAKFYLEVSAEPGTDPQAVGALLERLQVDVSGAV; from the coding sequence ATACTTCTTGAATCGGCACGGTGTCATTACGGGCGGGGGCCAGAACAACGTCCCTGGACATCACACCTAGCCCGTGCGACGGCGGAAACCTTCGCCGGCGCAGGCTTCGACGTGACCCTCATCGCGGAACCCTCCCCCACCCCAGTGTTGGCGTGGCTGGTGCGCTCACGGCGAATGGACGTGGGCGTGCAGATCACCGCCTCGCACAATCCCGCGCAGGACAACGGCTACAAGCTGTACCTGGACGGCGGCTCTCAGCTGGTCTCCCCCGCCGACCGGCAGATCGAGGAGCACATTGCCGCCCAGCCAACTGACGCGGCGAAGATCCCCCGCTCCGAGGCGAAGTCTGTAGACCTGTCCGTAGTCTCCGGCTATGTCACCGAGCTAAGTACCCTGGTGGCCACCGGCCGCCAATCCGAGCTGGCGCCGCGGCGGAAGCTGAAGATCCTCTACACCCCCATGCACGGCGTGGGCGGCAATGCCCTGGAGTGGGCCTTACGTGAGAACGGCTTCGGCAACGTGCACGCGGTGGCCTCGCAGCGCTGGCCGGACCCGACCTTCCCGACTGTGGACTTCCCCAACCCTGAGGAGCCGGGTGCCACCGACGCGCTGCTGGAAGAAGCCCGCGCCATCGATGCGGACCTGCTGATCGCCCTGGATCCGGATGCGGACCGCTGCATGCTGGGGCTTAAGCGCGCGGACGGCGATTATCACATGCTGCGCGGCGACGAGGCCGGCCCCTTGCTGGCGCGCCGGGTGTTGGCGGGCGTAGGGGCGTCCACAAAGAACAAGCATGTAGTAGCGACAACGGTGGTCAGCTCGCAGCTGCTGGGGCGCATGGCGCGCGCCGAGGGCTGGGACTACGTGGAGACGCTGACTGGGTTTAAGAACCTGGCGCGCGCTGCCCAAGGGCGGCCCGGTGAGCTGGCCTTTGCCTACGAGGAGGCGATCGGCACCGCACCCGCGCCGCACATCGTAGCGGACAAGGACGGCATTGCGACGGCACTGATCGCGGCGGCGTGGGCAGCCGAGGCAGACCTGGTCGCCGAGTTGGACGACATTGAGGCCACCTATGGAGTATTCAGAACCTCACAGGTGAGCGCCCGTTTCGACAGTGCCGAGCAAGCCCAAGAGTTGATCGCTCGCTGGACGGATAATCCGCCGGCTGAGCTCGCAGGTGCGGCCATGCAGGCCGGGCCGATCGAGGATTCCGCTGGCAACCGCACCGACGGCGTGCGACTGGTGGGCACTTCCGCGAATATGGGGCTGCGCGTAGTGGCCCGCGCGTCCGGCACCGAGCCGAAGGCGAAGTTCTACCTGGAGGTCAGCGCGGAGCCAGGGACGGACCCACAGGCCGTGGGGGCGCTGCTAGAGCGGCTACAGGTCGATGTTTCGGGGGCCGTATAG
- the upp gene encoding uracil phosphoribosyltransferase, which produces MEIQVVNHPLVASRLSIMRDKNSDNAQFRAALSDLGAMLIYEASSDLAVENFELETPVATTTGTRLEKPPIIVPVIRAGLGMIDPALSMIPDAQVGFIGMARDETTHEPVPYLEALPDDLSDQPVFLVDPMLATGGSLLHAIRLLEGRGANDITCVCMVSAQPGVDALVEANVGVRRLYTATIDPSLNKEAYIVPGLGDAGDRLYGPRNIDL; this is translated from the coding sequence ATGGAAATTCAGGTGGTTAATCATCCGCTCGTCGCCTCCCGACTCAGCATCATGCGCGACAAGAACAGCGACAACGCACAGTTCCGTGCCGCCCTGTCCGACCTGGGGGCAATGCTGATCTACGAGGCATCCTCGGACCTGGCGGTAGAGAACTTTGAGCTGGAAACTCCCGTCGCCACCACTACGGGCACGCGACTGGAAAAGCCGCCGATCATCGTGCCCGTCATCCGCGCAGGCCTAGGCATGATCGACCCGGCGCTGTCTATGATCCCCGACGCTCAGGTCGGCTTTATCGGCATGGCTCGCGACGAAACTACCCACGAGCCCGTGCCCTACCTGGAGGCACTGCCGGACGATCTCAGCGACCAGCCGGTGTTCCTGGTCGACCCGATGCTCGCCACCGGTGGCTCATTGCTGCACGCCATCCGCCTGCTTGAGGGGCGCGGTGCCAACGACATCACCTGCGTGTGCATGGTTTCCGCGCAGCCGGGTGTGGATGCGCTGGTGGAGGCCAACGTGGGGGTGCGCCGGCTGTACACCGCCACTATTGACCCGAGCCTGAACAAGGAGGCGTACATCGTGCCCGGCCTGGGCGATGCCGGTGACCGCCTATACGGCCCCCGAAACATCGACCTGTAG